ATGATGTTTTGGATGAAATTACCACTGATGATGACAATGTCAAGAGTGTGAAGTACACAGTTTACTTTAACGAGGAGGAAGTTGATGTTAAATGCACATGTGCGTTATTTGAGATGAGGGGGATTCTCTGTAGGCATGCATTGAACGTTTTCCAGATGAGTAAGATTCATGCGTTGTCAGATAAGTACATCTTGGATCACTGGAGGAAGGACTTAAAGAGGAGATATACGGTTGTAAAAAGTAGCTATGACGACTTGCGGCAGAATGCGGACTCACGGCGATATGAGTTCGTGGTTAAACGATGTCTGAAATTAGCAACTCGTGTATGCCCAAGCAATGACCATgttgatgcattcatgtgccaCTTGGATGAGTTTGAGGttaaatttaaaggattaacaCTTGAGTCCGGTTCAAGTAAGTTAAAAGAGACTGCAGCCCCTACTAAGGATAAGAAAATCTTAAGCCCACACGTTGTTCGAGGGAAAAAGAGGCCTCCAACGAAAAGGAAGGTTCCGCCTTTGGAGAAGGCTGCAACAAAGCCAAAGAAGAAACCGGTAAgcgattttatatatatggtaaTTACTTTAACGAGTACATGTATATTTGTTTCTAATGAATAATACATTTtttggatgaaatttatttagacTTGTAGGAAAATATTCGATGAAGCATCACATGATTCAGATGTATCAGAAGCTCCAACAACTGATCAGGTAATACATTTACACAAGGATGATGCGAAGCAATTTTTAGGTTCTCAGTGATTTACCAATTTTTTTGTGGTGGGTTTTTATTTATCGCCGCCACCAATTTTTTTAGGTACACAGTGGAAGCAAGGATGATTTTGTTATTCTAACACAGTGCAGTACATTCACAAACCCAACGCCATCGGAAAATGAGAAGAACTGATGTCGTAGCTACTACCAAGTATTTATTTGTATTATGGGGGTATTAATGTAATTTGACATTTTTTGAGAGTTGTGGAGGAGTTGATGTAATTTTGGGAGTATATTGGGCTGTAATGTTAGGGGTTGGGGGTATTGATGTCATttgatatgaattttgtatGATTCAAATATATGTCGCCTTTTATTTTGGACATTTCTACATTGTAAGATTAGAGAGAAAATTCAGGTATTAATGATAGTGGTATTTGTTTTCTTGATTTACCATATAATTTTGGGCTCTATGTCATATCAAGTTGTAATTTAAGCGATTATTTGGTTAATTTATGGAAAATATCAGATTGGTACTTACATATATGGTTATTTGGTACAATTcaccttttaaaaattttcaaatatcaagTCATGTTCAACATCCAGGAACCATCAATTTTCATTCAGGAAGCATCCATTTTCATTACCAAAAGTTTACAACTACTAGCCCATAAAATACATTGGGTCATGTTCAAAATACAGAACGTTATGTTAAATGTCAACTATCCATTTACAGCTAACTTCCACCAAATACATTTATGGGTCAAGCCAACCAGAAATGATTACAATCAATAACACCCAATACATACACAAAAAGATGCGTGCACATCTATTCTCTACGATCTGCTTCCCAATTTTCTCCTCTTGCTTGTAAAGaacattctctttttcttcaagtttatcttcttttttctgAACTTCATACTCGTGCAACAATACATCGTCCTCCTTTTTTCTCACTGCATTCTCTCTTGAGCGAATTTTATCCTCGACTAGTTGAAGTATATCTGCCCATATGAAGAATTGGCACTTTGCTTCTCCTTACAGTGCAGTACAAAAGTTATAATTGACAGATGTAAGTAAAGTAACTACTTGGAGTTCAATACAAAACATAATCAGAATGTCGATGTTTTACCGTGTTGTATTTTAGGCATGCATAAAATTTTCTCCCAGGATTTTTGTTAGTTCGGGAGGTCTTCAATGGGGCTTTCAAGCCACACCAACATGTTGGTGATTCCAAAAAATCATCGACTATACATGATGATGTGCTCGATGCCATAGGTTATCTAACTCAAACAGTCAAAAAAATTGTTAAACCAGTTCATCCATGTAAGTACAAGTTACCATAATGTGATGTTCCAACAAGCTGTGTAAATGTGATGTTAAATGACTACAAAAATTATATGTCGTTTTGACTCATGCATATGTTCACTGTCTACTACAAGCCAAGGTGTGTAATTTTTTCATTACCTTCCTATCATTGGGTGCTATTTTCTTCTATACCACATATACCTACctagaaaataaatatcttaaaacCACATGTAGAAACACATTGGAATTGATTCCATAATATGTCAATGAGTTTATCTGGTCTTTCCGAGCTAAGGTTAAAAGTAGTGTTGAATATGAGTTTCTTAAATGTTACAATACTCTGAAAGTTTTCTGCAACCTGCAGTGTGGACTAGGGGATGCTTTTCGGTGCAGTACATGCCCTTAAAAGGGTCTTCCACCATTCAAACTGGGCGAGAAGGTACTCCATGAAATTCATAAGCACACCCCCTCCGTTCCCTCAATTTTAGGGATGTATTTAATTGAGAAACAAGCATTATATACTTCTTGTCTCTTTAGATACAATCAAACAATCTTGGATAGGGTTTTTTATTGCATTTCTTGTTCCTGGCAGTGGTTCTATCATTCTTTAATTGCCCAAAAACTCTAGATGTTGTGATGCTGTCTCTTGTTTGGTTTTGAACTCTTGGATGGTTTAAGTCTAGAGTAGAAAAATACATGGCAGAAGCTTCATTCAACAACCAAATCAAACTATACACAACCAATGCAATCCACAACTTTCAACAACAAAATCAGGGGTAAAATCCAACTTTCAAGAGTATAATTTAACAACCTCACAAACCATATCTATAtaaccttaaaaaaaataaattacctaGTCTGACCCACGTGAACAAAAATACATAACAAACCCAACACCAGTGATAAAATACAAGCAAGAAAATGATAACATAGGCCGTCGAGTATGAACAAATCTAACACAAATCCAGAGTGAGAAAGGGATTACCTTACCGTCGTGGAGTGGAGTGGAAGATCTTGCACCGGAGGAGAATGGGTTTTGGAGGAGAGGAGGAAAATGGGTTTCGGAGGAGAGAAGGAGAATGGGTTTCGGAGGAGTACAAAATGGAGGAAACTTTTAGTTGGTTTcaaaggagaggagaggagaggagggtTTCAGTTGGGAGTTCGGATGAGAGAATACGATCCATTTCAGGTGGGTTTCAATACAGTACAAAATGGCGTAAAATAGAGAGTGCTGAAATCAATTCCAGCACTTTGATTGCATTTCTTGTTCAATTGGAAGATCGGAGAAGAGGAGACGATCGGAAGGGACTGATCTTCGCATAAGTTGGAGGaaatttcaaattctaaaagtGGGTTTCGAATGTGAAACGtacaagaaagaaacaaaaagaagaaaataaaatcttcatGGATGGGATAGGAAAGTCAAACTGAATTCAATGAGGCATACGGAAAGTTGAATGCTAAAGTGAATTTactgtacaaaaaaaaaattaaaatccacaTGGAACGGTATGTGGTGTGGGCGGAACAGAGGGCTTAAGCgcacttttctcttttcatgCCAATCCTGATAATACCTAACTCTACCTACAAAATTCATGATGTTTGACCCGAAAGTGTAGGACTGTGAATCTGCTTCCACCTCATTTGCCTCCAACAAATCAAAAAAGATTCTTGCATTCTTTCTTCACTTCGCCATTGATTATTGCACTGTAGTTGGCAAATAGGATCCGTATTTTTGTTAACAATTCAAGCTATTAATGTTctttatcatctatttttttattatctttttattattattatataatatgatattagattattaaaaattatttattatattttacttataaatttattatttttattttttaatattatttattataatagtaaaaaacaaaaatataaatattaaaaaataaagaaattttatcctCCACGTTAGCACTTACAATAACTTTACTCTCTTACGTGCCCAACACATTGTATCAAATATAATTGtttcaacaaaaatacaaaaataaaaatatttatttaaccatTAAACAcgctaataataatttaaaaaaaaaacccttctaTTTATCCATTAAACATAGTAACTAGtattaaagatatttatatttttttgttttttaatatttataataaataatacattTATATAGAAACACATAAATAACATAGCAAATGAAATGACATCAATgatctctttaaatttatttttattaaaattgcaATGACATTCTCTACATGGTTGGATCTTGCTTGCCAACAATACAATGCTGGCAGTTAAAGTCTTTAACAGGAGATGTCCTGCTAGTTTGTAAGTGGAGGCAAGCCCGGATCGTAATTACCCATCACTAGAAGGTCAAATATTGCggcatttatttgattttagagTTTGCACTTTTGGACTTTGGAAAC
This is a stretch of genomic DNA from Carya illinoinensis cultivar Pawnee chromosome 3, C.illinoinensisPawnee_v1, whole genome shotgun sequence. It encodes these proteins:
- the LOC122304949 gene encoding protein FAR-RED ELONGATED HYPOCOTYL 3-like, which encodes MSTTKRSESMNAFFDGFVHSGTTLKEFVDQFDNALRKKVEVKTTTYFNSANQTIPCSSAFRIEKQFQAVYTNAKFKEVQREVWGMILCNCILISKDGCISTYDVLDEITTDDDNVKSVKYTVYFNEEEVDVKCTCALFEMRGILCRHALNVFQMSKIHALSDKYILDHWRKDLKRRYTVVKSSYDDLRQNADSRRYEFVVKRCLKLATRVCPSNDHVDAFMCHLDEFEVKFKGLTLESGSSKLKETAAPTKDKKILSPHVVRGKKRPPTKRKVPPLEKAATKPKKKPTCRKIFDEASHDSDVSEAPTTDQVIHLHKDDAKQFLGSQ